A DNA window from Bacillus oleivorans contains the following coding sequences:
- the spoVAC gene encoding stage V sporulation protein AC → MNGPNDKISPEQQQYKQLEQKHETKRPVLKNCIKAFLVGGFICIIGQAISYFYIYFFPFTEQTSGNPTVATMVFLSMLLTGFGVYDRIGQFAGAGSAVPVTGFGNAVISACIEHRTEGYVLGVGGNMFKLAGSVVLFGVFSAFIVVLIKTLLMNWGVI, encoded by the coding sequence GTGAATGGTCCTAATGACAAAATATCTCCAGAACAGCAACAATATAAACAATTAGAACAAAAACATGAAACAAAACGACCTGTCCTAAAAAATTGTATTAAAGCTTTTTTGGTAGGAGGGTTCATTTGTATAATTGGACAAGCAATCAGCTACTTCTATATTTATTTTTTCCCATTTACTGAACAAACATCGGGAAATCCAACGGTTGCAACCATGGTTTTCCTTTCTATGTTACTTACAGGGTTTGGTGTTTACGACCGAATCGGACAATTTGCAGGTGCAGGAAGTGCCGTGCCGGTAACAGGATTCGGTAACGCTGTGATTTCCGCATGTATTGAACACAGAACAGAAGGTTATGTGCTGGGTGTTGGCGGCAATATGTTTAAATTAGCTGGATCAGTTGTTTTATTCGGCGTCTTTAGTGCGTTCATTGTTGTATTGATTAAGACGCTCCTAATGAACTGGGGGGTCATCTAA
- a CDS encoding sporulation protein: protein MQRTLLFGMLSFIIVTLLGCTFEAPKEPDEQWSLVKVIDPPPQSIDYHSRSMAEKIEHDIEKLEDIYDVMVIKGKDETLVVYKVKHLERFHMKKIEKDLEKMLEERYPDENFSLSSDYKIFLEAVKLKNKMKDPSFTEDQAEKKFQELLTLQKEKT from the coding sequence ATGCAAAGGACTTTATTATTTGGAATGCTTAGTTTCATTATTGTCACATTATTGGGATGTACGTTTGAAGCACCAAAGGAACCGGACGAACAATGGTCTTTAGTCAAGGTTATAGATCCACCTCCGCAAAGTATTGATTATCATTCGCGATCGATGGCTGAAAAAATCGAGCATGATATTGAAAAATTGGAAGATATCTATGATGTCATGGTAATCAAAGGGAAAGATGAAACCTTAGTTGTTTATAAGGTTAAGCATTTGGAAAGATTCCATATGAAAAAAATTGAAAAAGATCTGGAGAAAATGCTTGAGGAGCGATATCCAGACGAAAACTTTTCTCTATCAAGCGATTATAAGATTTTTTTAGAAGCGGTTAAGCTGAAAAATAAAATGAAGGATCCGTCCTTCACAGAAGACCAGGCAGAAAAGAAATTTCAAGAGCTTTTAACCTTACAAAAGGAAAAAACGTAG
- a CDS encoding DUF1360 domain-containing protein — MDVPSVFDFFLLSLASFRLTRLVVFDKITEFIRRPFFVEWTEVNENGEVETYIKPKEKGFQSWVGELISCYWCTGVWSALGLYGGYLAYPSLFQPIIVVLAIAGLAALIETIVHFVQR; from the coding sequence ATGGACGTTCCATCCGTATTTGACTTTTTTCTTTTATCGTTAGCCAGTTTTCGCTTAACCAGATTAGTGGTATTTGACAAAATTACAGAATTTATCAGACGTCCTTTTTTTGTAGAGTGGACAGAAGTCAATGAAAATGGTGAAGTAGAAACTTATATTAAACCCAAAGAAAAAGGCTTTCAAAGCTGGGTTGGGGAGCTGATCAGCTGTTATTGGTGTACCGGAGTTTGGTCCGCACTCGGACTTTATGGAGGTTATTTAGCTTATCCCTCTTTATTTCAGCCCATCATTGTCGTGCTGGCCATTGCTGGATTAGCCGCATTAATAGAGACAATCGTTCATTTTGTTCAAAGGTGA
- the fabI gene encoding enoyl-ACP reductase FabI, which produces MLSLKGKNIVVMGVANKRSIAWGIARSLHEAGANLIFTYAGERFEKGLRELAETLEGQEPFLVSCDVTVDEEIKTAFAMIGEKVGTIHGIAHCIAFANKEELVGEYLNTNRDGFLLAQNISAYSLTAIAKEARPMMREGGSILTLTYLGGERVVQNYNVMGVAKASLDASVKYLANDLGKEGIRVNAISAGPIRTLSAKGIGDFNSILKVIEETAPLRRTTTPEEVGDTAAFLFSDLSRGITGETIHVDSGFHIL; this is translated from the coding sequence ATGCTTTCTTTAAAAGGAAAAAATATTGTCGTAATGGGAGTAGCTAATAAACGAAGCATTGCTTGGGGAATTGCCCGTTCTCTTCATGAAGCTGGTGCTAATTTAATTTTTACATATGCGGGTGAACGTTTTGAAAAAGGACTGCGCGAATTGGCGGAAACACTGGAAGGACAAGAGCCATTTTTAGTTTCGTGTGATGTCACGGTTGATGAAGAGATTAAGACTGCTTTTGCAATGATTGGGGAAAAAGTAGGGACGATTCACGGAATTGCACACTGTATTGCATTTGCCAATAAAGAAGAACTAGTAGGTGAATATTTAAATACGAATCGTGATGGGTTTTTACTTGCACAAAATATAAGTGCGTATTCTTTAACAGCTATAGCTAAAGAAGCACGGCCAATGATGAGAGAGGGCGGAAGCATTCTTACCTTAACGTATCTTGGCGGGGAAAGAGTCGTTCAAAACTACAATGTAATGGGTGTTGCCAAGGCTTCACTTGACGCCAGTGTTAAATATCTGGCTAATGACCTTGGAAAAGAAGGAATCCGTGTTAATGCTATTTCTGCAGGACCAATCCGTACACTTTCTGCAAAAGGAATCGGAGACTTTAATTCCATTCTCAAAGTCATAGAAGAAACCGCTCCACTTCGCAGAACAACAACACCTGAGGAAGTGGGAGATACCGCTGCCTTCCTATTTAGTGATCTTTCACGCGGAATTACAGGAGAAACGATTCACGTTGACAGCGGGTTCCATATTTTATAA
- the tatC gene encoding twin-arginine translocase subunit TatC, with protein MDQTQMNFIDHLNELRNRIIVTLVAFAISFIMAFIYVKEIYQFLVKDLDGKLAVLGPGDILWIYMTISGVCAIAFTIPVAAFQVWKFVKPGLTEEEQKITLLFIPGLFFLFLAGIAFGYFILFPMVLTFLINLGADQFQTFFTGEKYFTFMLNLTMPLGFIFEMPAVFMFLTRLGIINPHKLIKARKIAYFFMIVVSILITPPDLISDILVIVPLLLLYELSISLSKWVFRNRTSSEATAAAPN; from the coding sequence ATGGATCAGACTCAAATGAATTTTATTGACCATTTAAACGAATTGCGTAATAGAATTATTGTCACGTTAGTTGCTTTCGCTATCTCATTTATAATGGCGTTTATCTATGTGAAGGAAATTTATCAATTTTTAGTAAAAGACCTGGATGGCAAATTAGCCGTATTAGGACCCGGAGATATTCTTTGGATTTACATGACGATCTCTGGCGTTTGTGCGATTGCTTTCACCATTCCGGTTGCCGCCTTCCAAGTTTGGAAGTTTGTAAAACCAGGGCTCACTGAAGAGGAGCAAAAAATCACCTTATTGTTTATTCCTGGTTTATTTTTCTTGTTTCTGGCTGGGATTGCATTTGGGTATTTTATTTTGTTCCCAATGGTTCTTACCTTCTTGATTAACCTTGGGGCTGATCAGTTTCAAACTTTTTTTACGGGGGAAAAATACTTTACATTTATGCTAAACCTCACAATGCCTCTTGGGTTTATATTTGAAATGCCAGCTGTGTTCATGTTCTTGACTAGACTAGGGATTATTAATCCCCACAAGCTAATAAAAGCAAGAAAAATCGCTTATTTTTTTATGATTGTTGTCTCGATTTTAATTACTCCGCCAGATTTAATTTCTGACATCCTGGTGATAGTACCATTGTTACTTTTATATGAATTAAGTATTTCTTTGAGTAAATGGGTTTTTCGTAATAGAACTTCTTCAGAAGCAACAGCAGCCGCTCCAAACTAG
- the tatA gene encoding twin-arginine translocase TatA/TatE family subunit, with translation MLQNIGIPGLILILVIALIIFGPSKLPEIGRAFGNTLKEFKKATHDLVNGGDETDKAEGKKKLQAIENSQSKTGS, from the coding sequence GTGCTGCAAAATATTGGAATCCCTGGGCTAATATTGATTCTGGTCATTGCTTTAATTATTTTTGGACCTTCAAAGCTGCCTGAAATCGGACGTGCCTTTGGAAATACTTTAAAGGAATTTAAAAAAGCAACCCACGATCTTGTTAACGGTGGCGACGAAACTGACAAGGCTGAAGGGAAAAAGAAATTACAAGCCATTGAAAATTCACAAAGTAAGACGGGGAGCTAA
- a CDS encoding alkaline phosphatase PhoX codes for MKSSNSGLNRRDFLKVGGMSTVALALGATGVYSISGAAKGFAAEPNPTSGFGGYGPLVKDPNGILDLPQGFHYRIISRTGDKMSNGDLVPAMLDGMAAYKGEKNTTILVRNHENGTNSDYPVNGKNPWSKGAAGGTTTLIVGEDRKVIKEYVSSSGTIRNCAGGATTWGTWLTCEETRNMGHGFVFEVNPLDPENDMSKTPIRDMGYFSHEACAVDPATGIWYLTEDSDPSFLYRFTPNDRSQTLGSLQKGGILEAAALDELPATSASTFNTGQKFGIVWKKLNPERAQKDAKDLGCIQFSRLEGAFFSAGVFWFDDTSAGSGNLGRVYRYFPSTNTLELFYESTDQNELEMPDNIAMAPWGDLWIAEDGDGNDKIIGMTPDGNVYPFAENRLNGSEFAGPTFSPDGNTFFVNIQSPGITFAIWGPFARRNAVRQRAMGFAAPPVNLGPVVSDKLAAFAAEQGMSILEAAALERHGMPIL; via the coding sequence ATGAAATCTTCTAATTCTGGACTGAACAGACGTGACTTTTTAAAGGTTGGCGGGATGAGTACAGTAGCATTGGCATTGGGAGCAACAGGAGTATATTCCATTAGCGGAGCTGCGAAAGGATTCGCAGCGGAACCGAATCCAACAAGTGGATTTGGCGGATACGGTCCTTTGGTAAAAGATCCAAATGGCATTCTTGATCTTCCGCAGGGATTTCACTACCGTATCATTTCAAGAACTGGAGACAAAATGTCAAACGGAGACTTAGTCCCTGCAATGCTGGATGGAATGGCAGCTTATAAAGGAGAAAAAAATACAACAATCTTAGTGCGGAATCATGAGAACGGAACAAATTCAGATTATCCTGTAAACGGAAAAAATCCTTGGAGTAAAGGTGCAGCTGGCGGAACCACGACTCTTATTGTCGGAGAAGATCGAAAAGTGATCAAAGAGTATGTATCTAGCTCAGGGACGATTCGCAACTGTGCCGGTGGTGCCACCACATGGGGTACTTGGCTGACTTGTGAAGAAACACGAAATATGGGACACGGATTTGTTTTTGAAGTAAATCCGCTTGATCCGGAGAATGATATGTCAAAAACACCGATTCGTGACATGGGGTATTTCTCTCACGAAGCATGTGCTGTTGACCCAGCAACAGGTATTTGGTATTTAACAGAGGATTCTGATCCAAGCTTTCTCTATCGCTTTACCCCAAACGACCGCAGCCAAACTCTAGGTTCTCTGCAAAAAGGCGGAATTCTGGAAGCAGCTGCACTTGATGAACTGCCAGCTACATCCGCAAGTACTTTTAACACAGGACAAAAGTTTGGAATCGTATGGAAAAAACTAAATCCAGAAAGGGCACAAAAAGATGCCAAGGATCTTGGCTGCATTCAGTTTAGCCGCCTAGAAGGAGCGTTTTTTTCAGCAGGTGTTTTTTGGTTTGACGATACAAGTGCAGGAAGCGGAAATCTAGGCCGTGTTTATCGTTACTTTCCTTCCACTAACACCTTAGAGCTTTTCTATGAATCTACGGATCAAAATGAATTAGAAATGCCTGATAATATTGCGATGGCTCCTTGGGGTGACCTGTGGATTGCTGAGGATGGCGATGGAAACGACAAAATCATTGGCATGACTCCTGATGGAAATGTTTACCCTTTTGCGGAAAATCGTCTGAACGGTTCTGAGTTTGCAGGTCCGACGTTCTCTCCTGATGGAAATACATTCTTTGTAAATATCCAGTCTCCGGGAATTACTTTTGCTATTTGGGGACCTTTTGCCCGCAGAAATGCGGTACGGCAGCGGGCGATGGGTTTTGCAGCACCGCCAGTAAATCTTGGACCGGTTGTGTCGGACAAGCTTGCAGCCTTTGCGGCAGAACAAGGTATGTCGATTTTAGAAGCAGCTGCATTAGAGCGGCATGGAATGCCTATTCTGTAA
- a CDS encoding monovalent cation:proton antiporter family protein, whose protein sequence is MEHGASVTSLVIVMVAAFLTPILLHRFKLSVIPVVVAEIIVGLIIGESGFNIVKPDAWLETLSTLGFIFLMFLSGLEIDFTAFKQKGKKETLPSGKLEPNGFAVAAIIFTGIFLLSLGLSYLFVLFGFIENVFLMTLIISTISLGVVLPTLKEANMTKTRIGQIILLVAVIADLATMILLAVFVSIYDPNGAGNMWLLLILFGAGIGLYFLGRIYRKSKIMEALSKGTTQIGTRAVFALIIALVAISESVGAENILGAFLAGTLVSLLSPDQDLIHKLDSFGYGFLIPIFFVMIGVELDIWALLSDPKLLALIPLLLIALFISKIIPVYLLKNWWDHKTVIASGFLLTSTLSLVIAGATIGERINVISHEMSGTLILVAVISSVITPIAFKKLFPKHVAAPKKLRVAIVGANQLTMPVSRELKSSLYEPTLYHTRQDKSEKQITESLFDITEIQDYRVETIKDEGIFQHDIVVFSTGEEEINQELSKAAKENGVQRVIARIESQENGEKLREQGVEVFSAINSQKVLLRALIESPSVLSILTNVETALYEIKMQNEQFDGMSIRRFPFTGDVIFVRIFRGNESIVPHGDTELQFGDRLIVTGSKEYVDQLKQELEF, encoded by the coding sequence ATGGAACATGGTGCATCCGTTACATCTCTTGTCATTGTAATGGTAGCCGCATTTTTAACACCGATTTTATTACATCGATTTAAATTATCTGTCATCCCTGTTGTTGTGGCGGAGATTATCGTCGGACTCATTATTGGAGAAAGCGGCTTTAATATTGTTAAACCAGATGCTTGGCTAGAAACATTGTCAACGCTTGGTTTTATATTCTTAATGTTTTTAAGTGGATTAGAAATTGATTTTACGGCATTTAAGCAAAAAGGGAAAAAGGAAACACTCCCTTCCGGAAAATTGGAACCAAATGGGTTTGCCGTAGCTGCTATTATCTTTACTGGGATATTTTTGTTGTCTCTAGGTCTGTCTTATTTATTTGTTCTTTTCGGATTTATAGAAAACGTATTTCTGATGACCCTCATTATTTCAACGATTAGTTTGGGAGTTGTGTTACCGACATTAAAAGAAGCCAATATGACAAAAACCAGAATCGGGCAAATTATTCTGCTAGTTGCGGTAATTGCGGACTTGGCTACTATGATTTTACTGGCTGTTTTTGTTTCTATCTATGATCCCAATGGCGCGGGGAATATGTGGCTCCTCCTTATTTTGTTTGGAGCAGGCATAGGGCTCTATTTCCTTGGCCGAATATACAGAAAGAGCAAGATCATGGAAGCTTTGTCAAAAGGAACTACTCAAATAGGAACCCGGGCTGTTTTTGCATTAATCATTGCCTTGGTTGCGATTTCTGAATCTGTCGGCGCAGAAAATATTCTCGGTGCTTTTTTGGCAGGGACATTAGTTTCTCTATTATCGCCTGATCAGGATTTAATTCACAAGCTCGACTCCTTTGGATATGGTTTTTTGATTCCGATTTTCTTTGTGATGATTGGAGTAGAGTTAGATATTTGGGCTTTATTAAGCGATCCGAAGCTATTAGCTTTGATCCCGTTACTTTTGATTGCTCTATTCATCTCAAAGATTATTCCAGTCTATTTGCTTAAAAATTGGTGGGATCATAAAACCGTTATTGCTTCCGGCTTCTTGCTAACGTCGACATTATCGTTGGTTATCGCAGGAGCAACCATTGGTGAAAGAATCAATGTAATCTCTCATGAGATGAGCGGAACTCTGATTTTAGTTGCTGTTATTAGTTCTGTCATAACACCAATAGCCTTTAAAAAGCTATTTCCGAAGCATGTCGCGGCACCTAAAAAGCTGAGAGTAGCGATTGTTGGAGCAAATCAATTGACTATGCCGGTATCAAGAGAACTGAAATCATCGCTTTATGAGCCGACTCTCTATCATACGAGACAAGATAAATCTGAAAAACAAATCACAGAATCCTTATTTGATATAACAGAAATCCAGGATTATCGGGTTGAGACGATTAAAGACGAAGGTATTTTTCAGCATGATATTGTTGTATTTAGCACAGGTGAAGAAGAAATTAATCAAGAATTATCAAAGGCTGCTAAAGAAAATGGAGTACAGCGAGTCATTGCCAGAATCGAATCTCAGGAGAATGGTGAAAAATTAAGGGAGCAAGGGGTTGAGGTCTTCTCAGCGATCAATTCACAAAAAGTTCTGCTTAGGGCTTTAATTGAATCACCGAGTGTTCTCAGTATTTTAACCAATGTTGAAACAGCACTCTATGAAATCAAAATGCAAAATGAACAGTTTGATGGGATGTCCATTCGCCGATTCCCGTTTACGGGAGATGTCATTTTCGTCAGAATATTTAGAGGGAATGAATCGATTGTGCCCCATGGAGATACCGAGCTCCAGTTTGGAGACCGGCTTATCGTGACTGGATCAAAAGAGTATGTCGATCAATTAAAACAAGAGCTGGAATTTTAG
- the mgtE gene encoding magnesium transporter, whose translation MTGLTNEKENQIIERSLIKYLRENQVKQFREEFLELHPYDQASFFSEIDEQDRHLLYHYLSPKEMAELFENVGLEKEQIQVYLSEMDPNYAADMFSNMYADDAVDVLNELDKDQVARFLKIMDKDAANEIKDLLHYEEYTAGSIMTTEYIKIEANQTVRSAMYILKKEAPTAETIYYVYVVDQDEKLVGVLSLRDLIISDDDTMISEIMYERVVSVSVSTDQEEAARMMKDYDFLALPVVDDTERLVGIITVDDIIDVLEEEASEDYSKFAAISDVDILDRSPLAAAKKRLPWLIILLFLGMMTASLIGIFEATLEKVAVLAIFIPLIAGMAGNSGTQALAVAVRGISTGEIQKETVQKLVAREAGTGFITGLTCGLIVMILVSIWQNNVGLGILVGISIAGSLFVATLAGTLVPLIMHKFKIDPAVASGPFITTINDLISILIYFGLASILIL comes from the coding sequence ATGACAGGACTTACGAATGAAAAAGAAAATCAAATAATCGAGCGGAGTCTGATTAAGTATCTTCGAGAGAATCAGGTCAAACAATTTAGAGAAGAATTTCTTGAACTCCATCCCTATGATCAGGCTAGTTTTTTCAGTGAAATCGATGAACAAGATAGACACCTGTTGTATCATTATTTATCTCCTAAAGAAATGGCAGAGCTTTTTGAAAATGTAGGTCTTGAGAAAGAGCAGATTCAGGTTTACCTTTCCGAAATGGATCCGAATTATGCTGCAGATATGTTTTCAAATATGTATGCCGACGATGCAGTTGACGTGTTAAATGAGCTAGATAAGGATCAAGTGGCACGTTTCTTGAAAATAATGGATAAAGATGCAGCAAATGAAATTAAAGATTTGCTGCATTATGAAGAATATACAGCCGGAAGTATTATGACGACCGAGTATATTAAAATCGAAGCAAACCAGACTGTTCGTTCGGCCATGTATATTTTAAAAAAGGAAGCACCTACTGCAGAAACGATTTATTACGTCTATGTAGTGGATCAAGATGAGAAGTTAGTAGGAGTTTTGTCACTGCGCGATTTAATCATTAGTGATGATGATACGATGATATCAGAAATTATGTATGAGCGGGTTGTCTCAGTAAGTGTTTCGACTGACCAAGAAGAAGCAGCCCGAATGATGAAGGACTATGATTTTCTTGCCTTGCCTGTTGTTGATGATACCGAAAGATTAGTGGGTATTATAACAGTTGACGATATTATCGACGTTTTAGAAGAAGAAGCATCTGAGGATTATTCAAAGTTTGCTGCGATTTCCGATGTAGACATCTTAGACAGAAGCCCATTGGCAGCAGCGAAAAAAAGACTGCCTTGGTTGATTATCTTGCTGTTTTTAGGGATGATGACTGCCAGCCTTATTGGAATTTTTGAGGCCACATTAGAAAAAGTCGCGGTATTAGCTATTTTTATTCCTCTAATTGCGGGAATGGCTGGAAACTCTGGAACGCAAGCCTTAGCTGTTGCGGTCAGAGGAATTTCAACAGGTGAAATTCAGAAAGAAACTGTACAAAAGCTGGTCGCAAGGGAAGCAGGTACAGGTTTCATAACCGGTCTTACTTGTGGTTTGATTGTTATGATTCTGGTATCAATCTGGCAAAATAATGTCGGTCTAGGTATACTAGTGGGAATATCGATTGCTGGATCTCTATTTGTTGCTACTTTAGCAGGCACATTAGTTCCGCTGATCATGCACAAATTTAAAATAGACCCTGCTGTTGCGTCCGGTCCTTTTATCACGACTATTAATGACCTGATCAGTATTCTTATTTATTTTGGCCTTGCAAGTATATTGATTCTTTAG
- the prpE gene encoding bis(5'-nucleosyl)-tetraphosphatase PrpE has product MNIDIIGDIHGCFDEFVRLTKKLDYSWETGFPIHPKGRKLAFIGDLTDRGPNSLQVIEIVYTLVCEKKDAFYVPGNHCNKLYRFFLGNKVQITHGLETTVAEWQALDPSKQTQIKQKFIKLYEDAPLYQILDNGKLILAHAGIKESLIGKNSAKVKTFVLYGDITGETHENGRPVRKDWAVHYKGEAWIVYGHTPVKEVRKVGRTYNIDTGAVFGNKLSSLRYPDMEIVDVESSMPYIEDRFRALE; this is encoded by the coding sequence TTGAACATAGATATAATCGGTGATATTCACGGTTGTTTCGATGAATTCGTCAGGCTTACTAAGAAGCTGGACTATAGCTGGGAAACAGGATTTCCTATCCATCCAAAGGGGAGAAAATTGGCATTTATTGGAGACTTAACGGATCGGGGCCCTAACTCGCTGCAGGTTATAGAAATTGTCTATACTCTTGTTTGTGAAAAGAAAGATGCCTTTTATGTGCCAGGAAACCATTGTAACAAGCTCTATCGCTTCTTTTTAGGCAACAAAGTTCAAATAACACATGGATTAGAAACGACAGTTGCAGAATGGCAAGCTTTAGATCCAAGTAAACAAACACAAATTAAACAGAAATTTATAAAACTTTATGAGGATGCTCCTCTTTATCAAATATTAGATAACGGGAAACTCATTTTAGCTCACGCTGGTATTAAAGAGTCATTAATTGGAAAAAACAGTGCCAAGGTAAAAACATTTGTATTATATGGAGACATTACTGGAGAAACACACGAAAACGGCAGACCGGTTCGAAAAGATTGGGCTGTCCATTATAAAGGGGAGGCTTGGATTGTTTACGGGCATACGCCTGTTAAAGAAGTGAGAAAAGTAGGTCGAACCTACAATATTGATACGGGCGCTGTCTTTGGAAATAAATTAAGCAGTCTTCGCTATCCGGATATGGAAATTGTCGATGTTGAATCCAGTATGCCCTATATAGAAGATCGGTTCCGGGCACTTGAATAA
- a CDS encoding RluA family pseudouridine synthase — MAPFQLRWIVQKNEEGQVLREFLYAKEISRRTLTAIKFEGGKIEVNRKEVNVRYILKENDLVSIQFPAEVPSESLTKDPVPLDIVYEDESVLVVNKPPGILTIPSREQPTHAIANGLLNYYQEKQIESAVHIVTRLDRDTSGLLLVAKHRYIHYLLTLQQKVKTLKRKYEALAEGVLKQANQTIIAPIGRKEDSIIERKVTEDGQYAETEISLIRQYQDFAHTAVKLRTGRTHQIRVHLSYIGHPLVGDDLYGGSLKWMKRQALHCVELSFIHPVTGEVKTFHSELPADIKTLLNQNKR; from the coding sequence ATGGCACCATTTCAGCTTAGATGGATCGTTCAAAAAAATGAGGAAGGTCAAGTGTTACGGGAGTTTCTATATGCAAAAGAAATTTCCCGGAGAACATTGACTGCCATAAAGTTCGAGGGTGGTAAAATCGAGGTCAATCGCAAAGAAGTGAATGTCAGATATATCTTAAAGGAAAATGATCTTGTTTCCATTCAGTTTCCAGCAGAGGTGCCAAGTGAATCTCTGACGAAAGATCCAGTTCCGCTAGACATTGTCTATGAAGATGAAAGTGTATTAGTAGTAAATAAACCTCCCGGGATTTTAACAATCCCTTCCCGTGAGCAGCCAACTCACGCAATTGCAAACGGACTGCTCAATTACTATCAAGAAAAGCAAATCGAATCGGCTGTTCATATTGTTACAAGGTTAGACCGTGACACATCAGGTCTGCTTCTTGTTGCTAAGCATCGCTATATTCATTATTTGCTTACTTTACAACAAAAAGTAAAGACATTAAAACGCAAATACGAGGCACTGGCAGAAGGAGTACTAAAGCAAGCCAATCAAACCATTATTGCTCCGATTGGCCGCAAAGAAGATAGTATTATTGAACGGAAAGTAACTGAAGATGGACAATATGCAGAAACTGAAATTTCATTAATCAGGCAATATCAGGATTTTGCGCATACTGCAGTTAAGCTGAGAACGGGCAGAACCCACCAAATTCGGGTGCATTTGTCGTATATCGGTCATCCGCTTGTCGGTGATGACCTTTATGGCGGAAGTTTAAAATGGATGAAAAGACAGGCCCTTCACTGTGTAGAACTTTCATTTATACATCCAGTAACTGGAGAAGTGAAAACATTTCACTCAGAGCTGCCAGCGGATATCAAAACATTACTTAATCAGAACAAACGATGA